A genomic window from Methylorubrum extorquens includes:
- a CDS encoding MarR family winged helix-turn-helix transcriptional regulator, producing MSAANEVVAVAAHDEAPAQPGGRSAPKDKAGKTVNKTVKRLRPPAAKSVGWALVQAARLHRARIGDRLAELDLFAGQEQVVQALAAAGSMTMGDLAATLRVRPPTASKTISRLAALGFVERRAEAGDGRIVRVRLTETGFAKAAAIERIWDEVEAELLDDFDNKERRRLRKLLRRVARSLAEAAGVTGHEEADAEIDGEAEDEDEALLESGTASVVVRS from the coding sequence ATGTCGGCGGCAAACGAAGTGGTCGCCGTGGCGGCACACGATGAAGCCCCCGCTCAGCCGGGCGGTCGAAGCGCACCGAAGGACAAGGCGGGCAAGACCGTCAACAAGACCGTCAAGCGGCTGCGCCCCCCGGCGGCCAAGAGTGTCGGCTGGGCGCTGGTCCAGGCAGCGCGGCTGCACCGCGCCCGGATCGGCGATCGGCTCGCCGAACTCGACCTGTTCGCCGGCCAGGAGCAGGTGGTGCAGGCGCTGGCAGCGGCCGGCAGCATGACCATGGGTGATCTTGCCGCGACCCTGCGGGTGCGCCCGCCGACCGCCTCCAAGACGATCTCGCGGCTTGCCGCCCTCGGCTTCGTCGAGCGCCGGGCCGAGGCCGGCGACGGGCGCATCGTTCGCGTGCGCCTCACCGAGACGGGCTTTGCAAAAGCCGCCGCGATCGAGCGGATCTGGGACGAGGTTGAAGCCGAACTGCTCGACGACTTCGACAACAAGGAGCGCCGCCGCCTGCGCAAGCTCCTGCGCCGCGTCGCTCGCAGCCTCGCGGAAGCCGCGGGCGTCACCGGCCACGAGGAGGCCGATGCCGAGATCGACGGCGAGGCCGAGGACGAGGACGAAGCTTTGCTGGAGTCGGGCACGGCGAGCGTGGTGGTCCGGTCCTAA
- a CDS encoding glycosyltransferase family 2 protein, whose amino-acid sequence MKRREALGLYPLRDLRRCADDAWNATGPDPVFALGPADAVSALSGQRIRVRCRPDSVRPVLAVEARGEAEPRRYRLTVRADGTDDLIRLPPGTRALHLEAAEAGPRFRLDAVRIAPAGRIEAALLSAQKIIERLPPQERRPLRLLRRAVGLLRSVPPGEIWRRLTRAAQTHRPPASYAAWIQAVEAKALPSIETMRAQLGALRERPLISLLMVGGGDPIQLGETVASLRAQIYPDWELCLAAAPSAALDALAAEDDRIRLFPPSDGTAASLDAALAQARGPTLATLEPGTRLAPHALLALVRRLAREPDLDLLYSDEDRIGPDGERCDPYFKPDWSPETLESSFYIGGLALYRTALVRAVGGFPADSEGAHDYDLALRVTERSERIGHVAQALCHRRVATPDSEAAARALAGRARRTGGLETVRALGPERFALRRTLATRPLVSVIIPTAGRDSVIGGRSIDLLAACLASIRETSTYETIEIVAVDNGDLRPQTRAAVERFGARTVTWDKPVFNVAAKMNLGAGAASGEVLVFLNDDISVITPDWIEAMLALRAIPGVGAVGPRLLFEDGSLQHAGVVFGEGLPDHVRRGYPGDDAGYHGSTLANRNTLAVTGACVMVAQADFEAIRGFDEGYAINYNDIDLCLRLRERGLRTVYCAEASLHHYESRNRIPTVDPAEQARFRKRWGGSLARDPYYPEPFGIRPPVFELDAERFPAACQRMVEAWR is encoded by the coding sequence ATGAAGCGCCGCGAGGCGCTCGGCCTCTATCCCCTACGCGACCTGCGCCGTTGTGCGGACGACGCTTGGAACGCGACCGGCCCCGATCCGGTCTTCGCGCTCGGCCCCGCGGACGCGGTGTCGGCCCTGTCGGGCCAGCGCATCCGCGTCCGCTGCCGGCCGGATTCGGTGCGGCCGGTGCTCGCGGTCGAGGCGCGGGGCGAGGCCGAGCCGCGCCGCTACCGGCTCACGGTGCGGGCGGACGGCACCGACGATCTGATCCGCCTGCCGCCCGGCACACGCGCGCTGCACCTGGAAGCCGCCGAGGCAGGCCCGCGCTTCCGCCTCGATGCGGTGCGGATCGCGCCGGCGGGCCGGATCGAGGCGGCGCTCCTGTCCGCCCAAAAGATCATCGAACGGTTGCCGCCGCAGGAGCGTCGGCCGCTGCGCCTCCTGCGCCGCGCCGTCGGCCTCCTGCGCAGCGTGCCGCCCGGCGAAATCTGGCGCCGCCTCACACGCGCCGCCCAGACCCACCGTCCGCCCGCCAGCTACGCCGCCTGGATTCAGGCGGTGGAAGCCAAGGCTCTGCCCTCCATTGAGACGATGCGCGCGCAGCTCGGAGCCCTGCGGGAGCGCCCCTTGATCTCCCTCCTCATGGTGGGCGGCGGCGATCCGATCCAGCTTGGGGAAACGGTCGCGAGCCTGCGGGCGCAGATCTACCCGGATTGGGAATTGTGCCTCGCGGCGGCGCCATCGGCCGCGCTCGACGCGCTGGCGGCGGAGGACGACCGCATCCGTCTGTTCCCACCCTCCGACGGCACAGCAGCCTCCCTTGATGCGGCTCTGGCGCAGGCGCGCGGCCCCACTCTCGCGACGTTGGAGCCCGGCACCCGGCTCGCGCCGCACGCCCTCCTCGCCCTCGTCCGGCGGCTCGCCCGCGAGCCCGATCTCGACCTGCTCTATTCCGACGAAGACCGGATCGGGCCGGACGGCGAGCGCTGCGATCCGTACTTCAAGCCGGACTGGTCGCCGGAGACCCTAGAGAGCAGCTTTTACATCGGCGGGCTTGCCCTCTATCGCACCGCCCTGGTGCGGGCGGTCGGCGGCTTTCCGGCGGACAGCGAGGGCGCGCACGACTACGACCTCGCACTCCGCGTGACTGAGCGGAGCGAGCGCATCGGCCACGTCGCCCAAGCGCTCTGCCATCGCCGCGTCGCCACGCCCGACTCGGAGGCCGCCGCCCGCGCGCTCGCCGGGCGCGCCCGGCGCACCGGCGGGCTCGAGACCGTTCGCGCGCTCGGCCCTGAGCGTTTCGCCCTGCGGCGCACCCTCGCGACGCGCCCGCTCGTCTCCGTCATCATCCCGACCGCCGGGCGCGACAGCGTCATCGGCGGGCGCAGCATCGATCTCCTCGCCGCCTGCCTCGCCAGCATCCGCGAGACGAGCACCTACGAAACCATCGAGATCGTGGCGGTCGACAACGGCGACCTGCGCCCGCAGACGCGCGCGGCGGTCGAGCGGTTCGGCGCGCGCACCGTGACCTGGGACAAGCCGGTCTTCAACGTCGCCGCCAAGATGAATCTCGGCGCGGGGGCGGCGAGCGGCGAAGTGCTGGTCTTCCTCAACGACGACATCAGCGTCATCACGCCGGACTGGATCGAGGCGATGCTGGCGCTGCGCGCCATACCCGGCGTCGGCGCGGTCGGCCCCAGGCTCCTGTTCGAGGACGGCAGCCTGCAGCATGCCGGCGTGGTCTTCGGCGAGGGCCTGCCGGACCATGTCCGCCGCGGATATCCCGGCGACGACGCCGGGTATCACGGCTCTACTCTGGCCAACCGCAACACTCTCGCCGTCACCGGTGCCTGCGTGATGGTGGCCCAAGCCGATTTCGAGGCGATTCGCGGCTTCGACGAGGGTTACGCCATCAACTACAACGACATCGACCTCTGCCTGCGCCTGCGCGAGCGGGGCCTGCGAACGGTCTATTGCGCCGAGGCGAGCCTGCACCACTACGAGAGCCGCAACCGCATCCCCACCGTCGATCCCGCCGAGCAGGCGCGCTTCCGCAAGCGCTGGGGCGGATCGCTCGCCCGCGATCCGTACTACCCGGAGCCGTTCGGCATCCGCCCGCCCGTTTTCGAACTCGACGCCGAGCGGTTTCCGGCAGCATGTCAGCGCATGGTAGAGGCGTGGCGATGA
- a CDS encoding M15 family metallopeptidase: MALLTTVRPVPANSGENPFVDAARHVPGLALDMRYAGSDNFVGRPIAGYKAPRCLLTPQAARALARVQASLAPDELGLKVFDCYRPRQAVADFAAWARDPADTRMKAAYYPRTDKADLFRLGYIAERSSHSRGSTVDLTLIRLGGGTELDMGTPFDLFDPASATDFPGVSSVQAHNRHRLRDAMIRAGFAPYAQEWWHFTLKGEPYPDTAFDRPVR, translated from the coding sequence ATGGCACTCCTCACCACCGTGCGACCAGTCCCCGCCAACTCGGGAGAAAACCCCTTCGTCGATGCCGCCCGGCACGTGCCGGGGCTCGCCCTCGACATGCGCTATGCCGGCTCCGACAACTTCGTCGGCCGGCCCATCGCCGGCTACAAGGCGCCGCGCTGCCTGCTGACTCCGCAGGCCGCCCGCGCGCTGGCTCGGGTGCAGGCCTCGCTCGCACCGGACGAACTCGGCCTCAAGGTGTTCGACTGCTACCGCCCGCGTCAGGCGGTGGCCGACTTCGCCGCCTGGGCGCGCGACCCCGCCGACACGCGCATGAAGGCGGCCTACTACCCGCGGACCGACAAGGCGGATCTGTTCCGCCTCGGCTACATCGCCGAGCGCTCCTCGCATTCCCGCGGCTCGACCGTGGACCTGACGCTGATACGCCTCGGCGGCGGCACCGAACTCGACATGGGCACGCCGTTCGACCTGTTCGATCCGGCCTCGGCGACGGATTTTCCCGGCGTCAGTTCCGTCCAGGCGCACAACCGCCACCGCCTGCGCGACGCGATGATTCGCGCCGGCTTCGCTCCCTACGCGCAGGAATGGTGGCACTTCACCCTCAAGGGCGAGCCCTACCCCGATACGGCCTTCGACCGCCCCGTTCGCTGA
- the rfbG gene encoding CDP-glucose 4,6-dehydratase: MGALNPDPTFWAGKRVLLTGHTGFKGAWLSLWLTRLGAHVTGFALAPETQPNLFDAIGFPAEDSHIADIRDLPALAEAVAASEPEIVIHMAAQALVRPSYADPVGTFAVNTMGSVHLLEAVRAAPSVRAVVVVTSDKAYENREWPYAYRETEAMGGHDPYSASKGCAELVTNAYRASFFGAGGHPARIASARAGNVIGGGDWSLDRLIPDIVRAFEAGDSVEIRAPHAIRPWQHVLEPLAGYLRLAECLAGADGAAFAEGWNLGPADEDCRPVSFLVERLARGWGGGAGWHLSQKTHPHEATYLKVDASKARARLGWDRRLTLDTALDWTAAWYRAAASGADPRALAEAEIARYEALGQPGAHA; the protein is encoded by the coding sequence ATGGGGGCGCTCAACCCCGATCCCACCTTCTGGGCGGGCAAGCGCGTGCTGCTCACCGGGCATACCGGCTTCAAGGGCGCGTGGCTGAGCCTGTGGCTCACCCGCCTCGGCGCCCACGTCACCGGCTTCGCCCTGGCGCCGGAGACGCAGCCGAACCTGTTCGATGCGATCGGATTTCCGGCCGAGGACTCGCACATCGCCGACATCCGCGACTTGCCGGCGCTCGCCGAGGCCGTGGCGGCGTCCGAGCCCGAGATCGTGATCCACATGGCCGCGCAGGCCCTGGTGCGGCCCTCCTATGCCGATCCGGTCGGCACCTTTGCGGTCAACACCATGGGCAGTGTCCACCTGCTGGAAGCGGTGCGGGCGGCGCCGAGCGTGCGCGCCGTCGTCGTCGTGACGAGCGACAAGGCCTACGAGAACCGCGAATGGCCCTACGCCTACCGCGAGACCGAGGCGATGGGCGGGCACGATCCCTACAGTGCCTCGAAGGGCTGCGCCGAACTCGTGACAAACGCCTACCGCGCCTCGTTCTTCGGGGCGGGCGGGCATCCGGCGCGGATCGCCAGCGCGCGGGCGGGCAACGTCATCGGCGGCGGCGACTGGTCCCTCGACCGGCTGATCCCCGACATCGTGCGCGCGTTCGAGGCGGGGGACTCGGTCGAGATCCGCGCGCCGCACGCGATCCGCCCGTGGCAGCACGTGCTGGAACCGCTCGCCGGCTATCTGCGGCTCGCCGAATGCCTCGCGGGCGCCGACGGCGCCGCCTTCGCCGAGGGCTGGAATCTCGGGCCGGCGGACGAGGATTGCCGCCCGGTCTCGTTCCTGGTGGAGCGGCTGGCCCGGGGCTGGGGCGGGGGGGCCGGCTGGCACCTCTCGCAGAAGACCCATCCGCACGAGGCGACCTATCTCAAGGTCGATGCCTCCAAGGCCCGCGCCCGCCTCGGCTGGGACCGGCGCCTGACCCTCGACACCGCGCTCGACTGGACCGCAGCGTGGTACCGGGCCGCCGCCTCCGGTGCCGATCCCCGCGCTCTGGCCGAGGCCGAGATCGCGCGCTACGAGGCGCTGGGCCAGCCTGGAGCACACGCGTGA
- the rfbF gene encoding glucose-1-phosphate cytidylyltransferase — translation MKAVILAGGLGTRLSEETVVRPKPMLEIGGRPILWHIMQIFAAHGVSEFVICLGYKGYVIKEFFLNYRLHLSDVTLDLGRGDVQFHRSAAEDWKVSLIETGDATMTGGRLKRVRDYLGDDDFFMTYGDGVADIDLTALAAFHRAHGRLATLTAVVPPGRFGALDLAGDAVRSFREKPAGDGATINGGFFVLSPKVLDRIEDDATVWESGPLESLARDGQLHAYHHHGFWQAMDTLRDKKHLEELWARGDAPWKVW, via the coding sequence GTGAAGGCCGTGATCCTCGCGGGCGGGCTCGGCACGCGGCTCTCGGAGGAGACCGTGGTGCGCCCCAAGCCGATGCTGGAGATCGGCGGACGGCCGATCCTCTGGCACATCATGCAGATCTTCGCCGCCCACGGCGTGAGCGAATTCGTGATCTGCCTCGGTTACAAAGGCTACGTCATCAAGGAGTTTTTTCTCAATTATCGCTTGCACCTGAGTGACGTGACGCTCGATCTCGGCCGGGGCGACGTGCAGTTCCACCGCTCGGCCGCCGAGGACTGGAAGGTCTCGCTGATCGAGACGGGCGACGCCACCATGACCGGCGGGCGGCTCAAGCGGGTGCGCGACTATCTCGGCGACGACGACTTCTTCATGACCTACGGCGACGGCGTCGCCGATATCGACCTCACCGCATTGGCCGCCTTCCACCGGGCGCATGGGCGCCTCGCGACGCTGACGGCGGTGGTGCCGCCCGGCCGCTTCGGCGCGCTCGACCTCGCGGGCGACGCGGTGCGCAGTTTTCGCGAGAAGCCGGCGGGCGACGGGGCGACCATCAACGGCGGCTTCTTCGTGCTCTCGCCCAAGGTCCTCGACCGGATCGAGGACGACGCCACCGTGTGGGAGAGCGGCCCCCTGGAAAGCCTCGCCCGCGACGGCCAGCTCCACGCCTACCACCATCACGGCTTCTGGCAGGCGATGGACACCCTGCGCGACAAGAAGCACCTCGAAGAACTCTGGGCCCGCGGCGACGCGCCCTGGAAGGTGTGGTGA